Proteins from one Desulfonema limicola genomic window:
- a CDS encoding metal-dependent transcriptional regulator → MTEKEIMLSDSLEDYLETILALETTNKVARVKDIADKMGVLRGSVTGALKNLGEKGLINYKPYSFITLTREGRVIASEVTRRHEEIKNFLQNVLQINEESADANACRMEHAMDRAAIDRLVEFIEYIHHCPRTGRDWIDAFVNFYSTNKHDKTKCSKCMQQCYDRYFDADKKA, encoded by the coding sequence GTGACTGAAAAAGAAATAATGCTTTCAGATAGTCTGGAGGATTATCTTGAAACTATTCTAGCTCTTGAAACAACTAACAAGGTAGCCAGGGTTAAGGATATTGCAGATAAAATGGGTGTTTTACGAGGCTCAGTTACAGGTGCATTAAAAAATCTGGGTGAAAAAGGTTTGATTAATTATAAACCGTATAGTTTTATAACCTTAACCAGGGAAGGCCGGGTTATTGCCAGTGAAGTTACAAGACGGCATGAAGAGATTAAGAATTTTTTACAAAATGTTCTTCAGATTAATGAAGAGTCTGCTGATGCCAATGCCTGCCGCATGGAACACGCAATGGACAGGGCAGCCATTGACCGTCTCGTGGAGTTTATCGAATACATACATCACTGCCCAAGAACAGGCAGGGACTGGATAGATGCGTTTGTTAATTTTTATTCAACAAATAAGCACGATAAAACAAAATGTTCAAAATGTATGCAGCAATGCTATGACAGGTATTTTGATGCTGATAAAAAAGCTTGA
- a CDS encoding methylated-DNA--[protein]-cysteine S-methyltransferase encodes MINNEKIYYTYMKSPVGRLLIAARNSGICLIAFPKGKKYKIEKDWEEKPDKFDEPVLQLNDYFAGKLKKFSLKIDLHGTVFQKKVLNELQKVPYGKTISYGELAKKAGSPKAARAVGAVNASNPVPIIIPCHRVIGSNGKLTGFGGGLDVKEKLLALEQKYICLNLL; translated from the coding sequence ATGATAAACAATGAGAAAATTTATTATACATATATGAAAAGCCCTGTGGGCAGGCTTTTAATTGCAGCCCGTAATTCAGGAATCTGCCTGATTGCTTTTCCAAAAGGCAAAAAATATAAAATAGAAAAAGACTGGGAAGAAAAACCTGACAAGTTTGATGAGCCGGTTTTGCAGTTAAATGACTATTTTGCAGGAAAGCTGAAAAAATTCTCTTTAAAGATTGATCTTCATGGAACCGTGTTTCAGAAAAAGGTTCTTAATGAGCTTCAAAAAGTACCTTATGGAAAAACCATCTCATACGGCGAACTTGCAAAAAAAGCAGGCAGTCCAAAAGCTGCCAGGGCAGTAGGTGCTGTTAATGCCAGTAATCCTGTTCCCATAATAATACCCTGCCACCGGGTTATAGGCAGTAACGGGAAACTGACAGGTTTTGGAGGCGGACTTGATGTTAAAGAAAAGCTTCTTGCCCTGGAACAGAAATATATTTGTTTAAATTTATTATAA
- a CDS encoding 3-oxoacyl-ACP synthase III family protein, translating into MNNTVYSVITGTGNYLPEKRVKNDDFLDNDFYEKNGKKILSPNQEIIDKFLEITTIAERRYITDDLTTSDMASYAAAQAVESADIDKEDLDYIIVAHNFGDIRHDNKQVNIVPSLAARVKYNLKIKNPFTVAYDLPFGCPGWLQGVIQADYFIKSGDAEKILVIGAETLSRISDPHDRDCMLYADGAGAVVLEAEKSDDPVGILAHKTRSDTFLYSKMLYMGKSYKPEKADKGDLFLKMNGRRLYQYALETVPQAIKDCLEKSNTHISEVKKVLIHQANGKMDDAILKRLYGLYDIAEIPGNVMPMTIAYLGNSSVATIPTLLDLILRNKLEDNTISKGDILAFASVGAGMNINSLVYKM; encoded by the coding sequence ATGAACAATACTGTTTATAGTGTTATCACAGGAACTGGAAATTATTTACCTGAAAAACGCGTTAAAAACGATGATTTTCTTGATAATGATTTTTATGAAAAAAACGGGAAAAAAATACTAAGTCCAAACCAGGAAATAATTGACAAATTCCTGGAAATTACAACAATTGCAGAAAGACGCTATATTACAGATGATTTGACTACCTCTGATATGGCATCTTATGCTGCAGCTCAAGCGGTTGAATCAGCAGATATTGATAAGGAAGACCTGGATTATATAATTGTAGCACATAATTTTGGCGATATAAGGCATGACAATAAACAGGTAAATATTGTCCCCAGTTTAGCTGCCAGGGTAAAATATAACCTGAAAATTAAAAATCCATTTACTGTTGCTTATGATCTGCCTTTTGGCTGTCCAGGCTGGCTTCAAGGGGTTATCCAGGCTGATTATTTTATAAAATCTGGAGATGCTGAAAAAATACTGGTTATTGGTGCTGAAACCTTGTCACGGATTTCCGATCCCCATGACAGGGACTGCATGTTATATGCTGATGGTGCAGGTGCTGTTGTCCTGGAAGCAGAAAAAAGTGATGATCCTGTTGGCATACTTGCCCATAAAACAAGGTCAGATACCTTTTTATATTCAAAGATGCTGTATATGGGAAAATCCTATAAGCCTGAGAAAGCAGACAAGGGAGACCTTTTTTTAAAGATGAACGGCCGCAGGCTTTATCAATACGCACTTGAAACAGTACCCCAGGCAATTAAAGACTGTCTTGAAAAAAGCAATACTCACATCTCAGAGGTTAAGAAGGTATTAATTCATCAGGCAAATGGAAAAATGGATGATGCTATATTAAAAAGGCTGTATGGTCTTTATGATATTGCTGAGATTCCCGGCAATGTTATGCCAATGACCATTGCTTATCTGGGAAATTCATCTGTTGCAACTATACCTACTTTACTGGATTTAATTTTAAGAAACAAGCTGGAAGATAATACAATAAGTAAAGGCGATATCCTGGCTTTTGCTTCTGTTGGTGCAGGAATGAATATCAATTCCCTGGTTTATAAGATGTGA
- a CDS encoding tyrosine-type recombinase/integrase yields the protein MIKNEFTPKREIEIIDAVDEYLNEKEAIGILSPSSVHNRRYELKRFAKFCITHSIKLPCDIHKNIVISYLKHVKVSKSSKIGILYTLSGFMDYLIDEELILENIAAIIDKPKIYQPKTDYLTFHELEKIYQSEAQNAPSKVIDRNLLLFSLFTDICLRVSETINLKINDVRLDSKELWVTRKRGKIDKIPLNQDLINKFLNWYAIRPQYKGSELKWVFLSSHGQQLKPRQVHYIVSKALIRAGIIKRKQGPHLLRHSGASLKAQAGENLVMIQYLLGHENLNTTRRYLHFNWDDLKEMVDRSPVLSREQ from the coding sequence ATGATAAAAAATGAATTTACGCCAAAAAGAGAAATTGAAATTATAGATGCTGTTGATGAGTATTTAAATGAAAAAGAAGCAATAGGAATATTAAGTCCGAGTTCAGTGCATAATAGAAGGTATGAATTAAAAAGATTTGCAAAATTTTGTATAACCCATTCAATTAAACTGCCTTGTGATATTCATAAAAATATTGTTATAAGCTATTTAAAACATGTTAAAGTTTCTAAATCTTCAAAAATTGGAATATTATATACATTATCAGGTTTTATGGATTATCTTATTGATGAGGAGCTTATACTTGAAAATATTGCTGCAATTATAGATAAACCTAAGATTTATCAACCTAAAACTGACTATCTTACTTTTCATGAACTTGAAAAAATATATCAATCAGAAGCACAAAATGCTCCTTCTAAGGTTATTGATCGAAATTTATTACTTTTCAGCTTGTTTACTGACATATGTCTTAGGGTGTCGGAAACAATAAATTTAAAAATTAATGATGTACGTTTAGATTCAAAAGAACTGTGGGTAACACGAAAACGGGGTAAAATAGATAAAATACCATTGAATCAGGATTTAATAAATAAATTTCTTAACTGGTATGCAATCAGGCCGCAATATAAAGGCAGTGAATTAAAATGGGTTTTTCTCTCAAGTCATGGACAGCAGCTTAAACCCAGGCAGGTTCATTATATAGTCAGTAAAGCTCTAATCAGAGCAGGAATTATAAAAAGAAAACAGGGACCCCACCTGCTCCGCCATTCAGGGGCAAGCCTTAAAGCCCAGGCAGGCGAAAACCTGGTAATGATTCAATATCTCTTAGGTCATGAAAATTTAAATACAACCAGGCGGTATCTGCATTTTAACTGGGATGATCTCAAGGAAATGGTTGACAGAAGTCCGGTTTTAAGCAGAGAGCAGTAA